GTTCGCAGAGGGACTTTACAAGAGTTGAGCATAGGCTAGTTACAGCGGTGAGGCACGTCCCTACCTCACAATGTGAACAGGGCCTAAGATGTTTACTACTGAGAAATACTTACCTTCATTCTTCAATGCATCACGAAAACCTTTACTGGTTGGGGTGATAATTACTTGCATACATTTCTCTCTGTTGATTCCCGCAGCTTGGAAGAGCATAGTGTTTTGGTTTGCTACCAGATAAAAATAAGGGCAAAACCCAACTCGCGTAAGATTAAAAATTGATCTGAAACTAGCTATCCAGTCGCTCTGAAGTGCGGAAGCCATTTCGTTTGAGATTTGAACATCCCTTTTTGAACCTACTCTCCCGTCGACAGATTTTCTTGGGAATAATTCAAGCCAAGGTAGAGAAGGATGCGTCCATAATTTTGTGAGGGAACAAAAAGACGATGGATGACAGTTTGCGGAATTGCTACGCACATCAAGATCTGAATCGACATCAAGATctagttcttttgttttacaacgAACGAAGTTACTCAATCCTTGCCCTTCGTCCAGAGTTTTTAGAGCACCACACCATTGAAACGAATTGGTAGATGTAaatcttattttgtatttcaaaCTCCAGTCTAAAGGAAATGCCTTTGTACCCTCCATTTCCTCCATCATAGTTTCAACATCTTCACTTTGCTCACAATTAGCGTCTAAAGCTTTCTTGTTGTTCTCGTATAAATTTTGCTCATCTTTTGTCGATTGAAGCGATTTTATAGAAGCATTTTTCACAGTTTCGTCCAAGCCATCAAGAGCTGTAAAAAGCTTACACTCAGGGGCTTTTACTTGTGAAGTAACATTCGCCTTTTTACGAGGAGAACACCGAAaaggattttttcttttcagcgcCCTTTGGCCGCGTCCATCTTGAACTTGACCGTTGATAGGTTTCAGGGCATTTGAAATCCGCAAAGATGGACTATGTGTTGCTTTCTTCCTCTTAACCTTCAATTTGATAACACCAGAGGGTTTTACAAGCCGATTGAACCCAGTTTTCGGGGAGGTTTGAGCCATTTCGAGAGATTTTTCACGTTGTTTTTCCAACTAACATTATTTGTTAGCATAAGCacttgaatattttaaaaattccgCGCCAAGGTGACTTGACGTCACCAGACTAGTACCCAAGCCTACACCAACAGCGCTAGGGCGGAATAATTGGGCGGAATAGGGGAGGGGACAAAAACGTTTTCCTGTAGCCAAAAAAACTAAAGAATCACATAAAAACCTAGAGATTCATATAATCATAGAGACACTACTTCAGGTGGTCTGAAAAGTGTTAATGGAGGAGAGAAAGACCCTAAAAGTCATACAGAGATCAAGAGAATCGACTGAATGGAAAAACAATGATTTCTTTGGTAAGTTTATTGGAACGGCAACCAGAGGATCTTTGTGAAAGGGGGAAGTAATGGTAGGGGAGGAATGCAGTGATATGGGGAGAGGAAAAAGAACTGTCTTCTATACACCATTTTAGTTGCCCTGAGAAAACAAACTtgggaaaaaaaagatgaaCTGGTTGGCAAGGTAGCCATGCTTGTGgacaaaacgacaaaaaaaacttGTACATTGTGTAGGAACAAAGATTTCAGTTCCTAGTAGAGGAAAATGCTTTAGTTTTTGTCCAATAGCATGcccggggaggaggggggggggggggttgggggtacttaagatttcaagtgacagggatgctcTAATGAGGGCAAAAAACAGAACACAATAAAATCCCTAGTTACCTCCCAagaaaacccccaaaaaatcccaggACCAAAATTAACCTCAAGGAATTTCAAAGCCTTCCAGAAAGTATTAAATGATATACAGtagaagaataaaaaatcagaaattgaatcaattacagtgaaacctgtagtaagcggacaccctcggggaatgctgtagtgtccgcttaatacagggtgtccgcctaatacaggtttcgatagataacatcatatgaggtgtcaaatgccattgaAATGAACaatggaaacgtttagaatactcccagagactatgacgatatacgtttgcattaatttctttattaaagtggaccaattgatcaAGGTACACAAACATGGATtccaactcaaatttgaagaaatcagacgagtgaaacaagctctctacaaacaaaacgaaatagaaattcaaaacaatactgtactttgaaactaatcaaataagcaCACCAAGTCATGTTTTTTAATGTGAAATCGAAACATTTGTGGGTGGTAATTCgagcaatctttcgcatttctggtgtctggcatgttgggtgatggaatttaattacaagtgtccttttaatacaggttggcaacaatagaaatgaccatttcaggtactttttaggtgtctgCGTCCGCTAAATAGAGGTGTCTgtttaataaaggtttcatttaaagtaaatatgggaaataaatttggggacttcggctactgtccgcttaatagagagtgtccgcttaatacaggtttcactgtattgttTAATTTGTATATTATGAAACAGATCCTATGTCATATAAAGTCCTATGTGGCCAGGACACAATGGCACTACTattcttcagattgttttgaataccccccAAAAATTGCTAGTtaatcaagccacccaaaaaaatacttgccaaattttcctaccccccccccccaaaaaaaaaccctgaaatCCAAAATTTCAAACCCGTCAATTGAAATCTTGAGTACTCCCCCCTGGGCAACATGGCCTCCATCACATCTGCTTAAAACCAGAGGGCAGATCTGTACAGCAAGAGaagttaaacaacaaaaatacatCACTGTCTCGTTCGATTGAAACCATaacattttattatattaaatCTTTTGTGTATTTATACATATTATACAAAATATGATTCTCAAACTTTATGTTGTTGACTTTTAGGTTTAGTTGCAAGTTCAtataagaataatatttttcacCATGTTACAATCATTCAATTTGACAAACAAAATATTACATCTTAACTTCATTTGAGTCTCATTTTCTGTTATATTACTTGTGAAGGTACCCATGAAAAATAAAGCAACAGAAAGGCAGACTTGTCAGATTCTGACCAAgacttagaccctgtttacatggattgggggaccccggtctagtggggtaggtttcttttgttttgtgtcccccagagcatgaaaacaaaagaaaccaacctcACTAGACCAGGGtaccccactccatgtaaacaggcccttagggaGATATGACTATAACATTCAGGTTTTTTGAACTAGATCGTTTGGGTGTGTAGTTCTTGTTGGATTCCTTTGGCGTGGTTTCGGCACTACGTTCTTCCTTTTCAGCGGACATTAACTTGGCTattcttctttcttctattttctaaatAGATTCAACACCAGGGCAAGCAAAGTTTAATATGTACGCTGATGTAATGTTGTCTTTTAAGCTTCATAATTAGTATTTATTATTAAGATCTTTCCACAGCCTCTGCCACCACATGCTGTCACTTTCATGTAGTACATTATTTGtatgaataaaaattattgcTGGGTGGTCATAACGTATGATGTTGTGTGTTTTTTAGCACTTCGACTTTAACAACTGCCTGTGCAAAGTCATTAACACAAGATCTAGAATAGATTGCTGGTGTGCCCTATTATTTATTCAATTCCTATACAAAGGCACAGAATTGAATAAGTTGTGGTTATTATCGAAGGTCAGTAGAATAAATTTAGTTCTATTCAACAAAAAATTCTACTTACTGCTCTGTATTTTGACAGGACTATGTCCTTGATTTGTAAGGGGTTTAGTGGACCCTGTACACTGCTTTCACGTCTTACAAAGAccttcaaaaaatgaaaaaagcctCATGTTGTTCCATAATTACATCTAAGACAGTTTAAATACAAAttgaatttaaattaaattattgaATCTACCACAAGCACTGCCAACACACTAGAGGCTATGAAAGTAAGCATTTTCCTCTAAATGAGAACTATTTCCACTAAGGATAAAATATACAGGGCACTTGAAAATCCCCTTGACAGTACGCTGCTCCAGATTGAGGGACTTTTTCAGAAGGAGGAGCTTATCAAGGGTTGCTCATAGGGCTAAAGAGAGGAATtagttagtaagtaagtaagtaagtaaagcATTTATTTAACCAACATAAAATTACAGCTATGCTGATATGGTCATgtgtaaaattgaaaaaattattattttacatgataaagaattaaataaataaaattgatatgttttataaattttataaaagCTAAAATTGGATTAAAAACTACCAATAGTACTAAAAAATTATGATGTATAAAATCTAGAAGACAAGATCTTAACaaagcatttaaaattttctaaacaggtgtttttttccttaatcATTTGCTAAATTGTTCCACAGATAAGCACTCATATATTGAACAGACTTCTTGACTATCTGTCTTTGGGGCCAGCAAGTTGAAACATAATTGATTCTTAAAAATGTATTTGGTTTCAAGCTTAAAATTGTACGTTTTTTAGCAGGGAAGGCATGAGTTCGTGGTAACATGAGTGAGCTAATGCAATATTTACTTTTGTAAAATACATACAAAGTCATGTGATGTGGTATATCCATTTGCTCACCTCATGCTTACTGGTTTCATACAATTCTCCCTTTTCACCAGCCTTTACTGATATTTCTATAACATACGTGTCATCTAAAAAAGTTCGCCTCCCCTCTCTCCTCTCCCGATCTGTCTGTCTATAGGCCACTGGAATAAACTTTACGCTGACGaaaatgggaataaaaaatatatttacactCTAAAAAACACTAACTATTGATCTAGTGAATGTACAATCCACTTAGAGGAAACTTCGTTATCTAACATGTTATCTAATTTGAAGATGCTGCTGCTGATGAACTTGATGACAAATTTCATTGAGGTGTCACTTAACATGTCTGATTAATTTGATTTCTAGGGCAAGGGGGGGCACTTAACTAACTACAACTGCATTGACTATCATTAAGAAATGATTATGATTTTAAGTTTACAAGTTTAGATGTAAAAGTTAATTTAGAAAGAGGATTAGATTTATGACATCACTGGAGAATACACCTGTTTGGTGACCAGAAAAATAGCTACAAAACATTGATACATGCAAATTTTTAAGTAACTTGACCTGTAATATTCTCTACAGGTctgtaatgaaaaaaataaggtCAAAGTATAACTAGCTGTCCTTAGTAACATCAGTTCCGATCTGACAGATACATATGGGATATTCACAATTTTTCATTTGATTTGGACGGACTGAAGTAAAGCAACATACCTGTACAGAGAAGGTGATACTCTCGGAAGGAATCCCATAAATTCTCTATCCACAATGTCAAGAATTCTTCTCCTCATTTCAAATGAGCACCGAATGCCACGGATTTTTCCTAGTTAACAAACAATACACCTTAAGTTTAAAGACATAAAACTAACAGTAGGGTTGAAGTTAAGGGTAGTCTTcaaactaataattattatgaatctGATATAAAGTACTAATACTTTTACCAAGTCGACTTAATCTAATAATCTTCACTAAGGTTTGCATATATTCATATGAATGGAAACTACTTATGGAGCACATCCACATTCATCAAAAAATCTATTGGCCTTCTTTGCAAAGACTAAAGCCCTCTTTGACTTATTTTCATACCTAGGAAACTCAATCAGAGGCAATTGTCTCATTGACTATTATCTTGGTCTAACGCAGTTTCTCATGAAATTACTTCCCTGAAAATAAGCCACTTGAGTCAAATTGATACCGTCTCTACAGGTCTCCCTTATTTTCTCCCAACTATGTACCCCATCCCAACCACACCCTCCTCTGCCACAACTCCTAACCATAAAACCTCCCATCCTTGACACCTGTCCACAGGAAATCAAACTAGGGGCAGTCTATCCAAACCACAGAAATGGAAGGTAAGTACTACACTGTGAACATATGAAAAATATTAAGGTAGTGCTGGATTTCAACAATGTAAACTGcagtaattattatttaatttatttacaaaaatttaataatttataagtATTAGCTATAGTCAACTAACCATTGTCAAGGATACCAGCTAATAAGACACCTCCATCTGAATTTAAGAATGCGCTCCCATATTTTCGTACATGCTTTAAGGAAATATTAACAGGtataaacagattaaaacacaCATCTTCAATACTTTTATAAGTGATTTATATCAATCTGAGATGCAAGCagacataataataatcttgTTGGCATAGGCATAAAGAATCCAATGAACAGACAAAAACTCAGAATTGGGAAATGCTTAATAGTGATGGCAAGTGGGAGAAAAAGGTACAGAAACAGCAGCTTCCAATACTAGCgctggaaaaaagtaatttattgAGAGACGTACTGATAGAGACCCCTGAGACCCTTGGTTTTTAAATCTGAGATTTTAAAGCAGAAACTTGTAGTTTCAGAGCCCAATAGAAAAACAGAGCACTATAAACAAGACTCTGAGACTTGTTACAAAAACTTCTAAGATTCAGAGATAAGATCAAAATATTCTTAGACCTAGTCTGAATTGCATCAGCCATTTCCTCACCCCACCCCCAATGGACAGCCAATCACAATCACAAATTTGATTCTTTCATCTTTGCATTTTTGCTTAGCTGTCAACTCTTTCATCATTTTTTCCCACAGTCTATTTGCTGCCTGGAACAAGGTTGCAATAAGTATTGTATATTGAGGCAATGTACCTTCTAAAATTAATATTGGCAGCACCaactggttatgaagaattagccttAAAAAAGTCGGTTATGTCCCTCTGTACACCTTTTACGAATTAATTGTTTGATATACAGCAACTTGGCTTAAATTGAAGTCACCTTGGATAGCTCATCAGCCAGACTAGATGGGATTTACCCTGTGCAGATTCACCTGATCGCGATTTGGAGTTCACCTGATCACTgcagtgtccgtaataaagaggttaaatttatatgaatttactctctggggccgagatttagTGTCTGTTGTCCGTATTAGAAAGAGTCCATATTATAGAGcgtttttttcaaaagaaaatatatgagaattttgtcgggacattggaaactgtccatAACATAGAGGTGTCCATATCAGAGAGGTGTCAGtaccgagaggttcgactgtattggACTATGTCCCTGAAAATTATACGCATAAATGTAGCCCATTAACAAAGATAAATCActacatttagctgtcaataaactgtcAATTAGACCGATATCTGGCCGTGTGATTGTCATTCGTGATCAAAGTTCATCTACAAGTCTTGAacaaagtacagcacagctATTCACAATCAAATCCTTCTCTGGCTAATTTTTAACAgcatggaactttatcacagtacggAGTAACCATTGAATGTTAATCTTTAACAAACACTAGGCAATTTTTACAAACCCCTATTAACCAGACACCCTCTTTTAGgtggacacttgggaaggtctcaaaggtgtctgcttaatagaagTTTCACTgtataacaaaacacttgatGTCAGATCCCTTACGAAATCAGTTAGTTTAGTttgactctcgggaaaacaaaactaacttttTCCTTCGGGATCTGgcattaagtgtataatgtaTTTACCTCTGGTAATATACTGATGGGGTAATTACCCCCTCCAGTTTTGAATTCATGGTGCCGCGATTCAGTGACACTGATAATACTGTCATAAATGTAATATGAACTTTGCCTGCAAATAAGAcagtcaagaaaaaaatattagacATATGAGTGAGCATGATAAATGTATAGTTACAAGTAATTTGAGCTGGTT
The sequence above is a segment of the Porites lutea chromosome 3, jaPorLute2.1, whole genome shotgun sequence genome. Coding sequences within it:
- the LOC140929364 gene encoding schlafen-like protein 1; this translates as MNFLNKRKRKEDNREDASLVQPSKKSRVISLVKKVGYGLRDKIAVAVQALTRRTYTQDVRSTLFTTPAGPLRTARYLMTPLEPFSVKKSSLEWRQSSYYIYDSIISVTESRHHEFKTGGGNYPISILPEHVRKYGSAFLNSDGGVLLAGILDNGKIRGIRCSFEMRRRILDIVDREFMGFLPRVSPSLYSVKFIPVAYRQTDRERREGRRTFLDDTYVIEISVKAGEKGELYETSKHEVFVRRESSVQGPLNPLQIKDIVLSKYRAKIEERRIAKLMSAEKEERSAETTPKESNKNYTPKRSSSKNLNVIVISP
- the LOC140930429 gene encoding protein downstream neighbor of son homolog, which codes for MAQTSPKTGFNRLVKPSGVIKLKVKRKKATHSPSLRISNALKPINGQVQDGRGQRALKRKNPFRCSPRKKANVTSQVKAPECKLFTALDGLDETVKNASIKSLQSTKDEQNLYENNKKALDANCEQSEDVETMMEEMEGTKAFPLDWSLKYKIRFTSTNSFQWCGALKTLDEGQGLSNFVRCKTKELDLDVDSDLDVRSNSANCHPSSFCSLTKLWTHPSLPWLELFPRKSVDGRVGSKRDVQISNEMASALQSDWIASFRSIFNLTRVGFCPYFYLVANQNTMLFQAAGINREKCMQVIITPTSKGFRDALKNEGIDFVMPHLDSKGKKEPGSESQTEDSDEEEEAEAGDSDSDDEYSDKREWLESMGLDKEQFPQLNPKAITPRQINDLRTIDQQPTSTVLVKGPDTHALFNFLLNCKSLVSNTGPLAHVPPTLLAPVAFDGATLKSLKVNQGILKHQQAKGMTQLYSLEISGPLLPGCLFEMCQLLKTSQKGTFKATFSTHQPSVAFNVPSSHTKSESEGFVSCGSDLEEGNGISSGQWKHYQESEQLSGSCLKELTCSEGLYTWLT